In Paraburkholderia youngii, the genomic stretch CAATAATTTTCGAACAATCGGTGCGATAGCGAACGTTTGCACTTAACGGAACCCGTGCTGAAAGCCTTCCTCGCCAAACACGACAATCAACGACGTCAACCCTCGCGACCCGCCAGCCTGCTTCTCTTAAGCAATTCTTCAGCATGATTACCTTACGATCGCGCCGAACCGGACAAGACGAATAACCGACGCGCATTCAAGGGATCTGTTGCGATGCAGTTGCTGTTGATGGGAAAGGATGAGTCGATCGCTCTGCCGGCCGTGGATACGTTGCGACGTGCGGGCCATATCGTCGACTGGATGAGTGTCGTTGGCGAGCCCATGAGTTGGCCGGACTGCAGCTTGTACGACCTCGTCATGCTCGACCCCGACCTGTCGGGAATCGACGTTATTGACGCGTTGAAGCGTTATCGAGAGTGCGGTGGCCATGCCTTCGTCATCATCGTGACGGCACAGAGGGAACTGGAAACTTGTATTGCCGCACTCGACGCAGGCGCGGACGATTACCTGGTCAAACCATTCGACGTCGATGAACTTGCGGCGCGCGTACGCGCGTTGACGCGTCGCAGAGTGGTACGGACGGTTCCCGTTCTGGCGTACGACGGCCTCATGCTGGATGCAGCCTCTCATCGAGTCACCCTGCATGGAGAGCCGCTCACGCTGGCGCCGCGCGGGTTCGCTCTGCTACAGGCGCTGATCGAAGACCCGGCGCGCGTTTTCACTCGCTCAGAACTTGAAGCGAGGATATGCGATCCACGCGAGGAAATCGCCAGCAATGCCATCGAAGTGCAGGTGTGTGGCTTGCGACGAAAAATCGGAGCAGGACGGATCGTGACGGTTCGCGGCGCAGGCTATTGTCTGAGAACACCCGACTCGAAAGTCCGCTTCGCTGGCTAGCGGACGTTGCCGTTTTGAGCCCGGTTACCCACCTCGTTGCGAGAAACCATCGTGAGCGCGAGTCCGGCCAGCACGAGAGCCACGCCGACCACGAAGGATGGACCGACCCTGTCGCCGAACATCAACGATGCAGCGGCGATGCCGAAGACCGGCTGAAGGAACTGAACGCTCGCGGCAACCCGCGCTGGAACGATACGCAGCAGGTTGAGCCACATAAACAGGCCGGCAACAGTCACCATCACCCCGAGATATAC encodes the following:
- a CDS encoding response regulator transcription factor; protein product: MQLLLMGKDESIALPAVDTLRRAGHIVDWMSVVGEPMSWPDCSLYDLVMLDPDLSGIDVIDALKRYRECGGHAFVIIVTAQRELETCIAALDAGADDYLVKPFDVDELAARVRALTRRRVVRTVPVLAYDGLMLDAASHRVTLHGEPLTLAPRGFALLQALIEDPARVFTRSELEARICDPREEIASNAIEVQVCGLRRKIGAGRIVTVRGAGYCLRTPDSKVRFAG